GTGCGCAACTTTAAGCTGCTGGCCTTTGCTATGGGCGCCTCCTTTGGTGGCGTGGCGGGCGCTCTGTTTGGTGCCTTCCAGGGCTTTGTCTCCCCGGAGTCCTTCACCCTGCAGGAGTCCATCGCGGTGCTGGCGATGGTGGTGCTGGGCGGGATGGGCCATATCCCCGGCGTGATCCTCGGCGCGGTGCTGCTGACTGCCCTGCCGGAACTACTGCGCAGCCAGGCGGCCCCGGTTCAGCAGGCGCTGTTTGGTTCGGTGCTGATTGACCCGGAGATCCTCCGCCAGCTGTTCTACGGCCTGGCGCTGGTGCTGGTGATGCTGGTTCGCCCGTCGGGCATCTGGCCGGTCCGTCATAAGGAGATGAAAGCATGAGCCTGTTAACCGTGCGCAACATGTCCAAACGTTTTGGCGGCCTGACCGCCGTGGACAACGTCTCGCTCTCCATTAATAAGGGTGAGATCTACGGCCTGATCGGCCCCAACGGCGCGGGCAAAACCACCTGCTTCAACCTGATCACCGGCCTCTACCCGGCGGACAGTGGGGAGTTTGCCATTGCCGATAAAGCCTATTTCCCGACGCAGATCGAGAAAGTGACCGCCGCAGGGATAGCCCGCACCTTCCAGAACGTGCGTCTGTTTAACGAGATGTCGGTACTGGAGAACGTGATGGTCGGTCGCCACGTCCGCACCCGCAACGGGCTGTGGGCGGCGCTGAGTCGGCACAAGCGCGCCCGGGAAGAAGAGGCGCAGACGCTTGAGCAGGCCTGGCACTGGCTGGAGTACACCGGCATCGCAAAGTTTGCCCACTACCGCGCCTGCGATCTGGCTTACGGCCATCAGCGTCGGCTGGAGATCGCCCGGGCCCTGGCCACCGATCCGCTTTTGCTGGCGCTGGATGAACCCGCCGCCGGGATGAACGCCGCAGAAAAAGTCGCCCTGGGGGAGCTGCTGACCCGCATTCGTGACGACGGGAAAACGCTGCTGATGATTGAACACGACGTCAAGCTGGTGATGGGCATTTGCGATCGCCTGACGGTACTGGATTACGGCAAAACCCTGGCCA
This DNA window, taken from Leclercia adecarboxylata, encodes the following:
- a CDS encoding ABC transporter ATP-binding protein; translation: MSLLTVRNMSKRFGGLTAVDNVSLSINKGEIYGLIGPNGAGKTTCFNLITGLYPADSGEFAIADKAYFPTQIEKVTAAGIARTFQNVRLFNEMSVLENVMVGRHVRTRNGLWAALSRHKRAREEEAQTLEQAWHWLEYTGIAKFAHYRACDLAYGHQRRLEIARALATDPLLLALDEPAAGMNAAEKVALGELLTRIRDDGKTLLMIEHDVKLVMGICDRLTVLDYGKTLASGTPDSVRRDPAVIAAWLGGNAHV